From one Cyanobacterium stanieri PCC 7202 genomic stretch:
- a CDS encoding fimbrial biogenesis outer membrane usher protein (PFAM: Fimbrial Usher protein~COGs: COG3188 P pilus assembly protein porin PapC~InterPro IPR000015~KEGG: syn:slr0019 hypothetical protein~PFAM: fimbrial biogenesis outer membrane usher protein~SPTR: Slr0019 protein) has translation MFVNLPPHHIITIPGYDLVAQDTETNGDRPNNINQNTDELFERIFNRPRPTGLQRIIVPLFINDQAQGEIVVFVALGDDNNVEVIASTLLNRLEQFVRPDVQETLQDLVADSGNLTLSGIQSTGIEGFFDGRSLQLRLEIPPNLRKTIVYGSGNQTLPPGAENAIRPAPLSGFVNLRGRQSYLWSGSGNLGREPFGLGIDGALNYRGWVLEASGTYSEGATPSFVRSDIRLVRDDPNNGIRYVMGDLFSFNRGYQSFVPMGGIAMVRNFSLQPSLITVPTGQFEFFLERPSTVEIFVNGLLRQTLELPAGNQDIRNFALNTGLNNITLQITDDLGQVQNLSFSAPLASDLLAVGLSQFGVGVGVPSFSEEGTRRYDTSRPIATGFYRQGIAPNLTLGAYFQGADVQQLFGSEGILATNLGNFGWDVALSNNPVGVDHAFRLRYQYLPLTTGGRRAPNFGFNVEYQGPFFQRFGNLSIGNPDNVFSDSINTVAWNFGLNYGQRLAPNLGVNFNVGYQVGSLDNPDAYRGAIGLNTRLSSNMSLNLTLSHRRQQSGEDDTQLRVNLLQSGRNQSISARNTLTTEGEGTTEVRWNRRNPNTFNSINSNLTLNLNPQPRSFGSRLGLDYRNFVGSLNFAHTYDQSQQRSNLNFDTAFVFADGRFGWTRPVTDSFVIIARNDNFANQSILVNPSTRGHIAEAGIFGPAVVPTLSSYSLSNIRIDAPDLPLGFDLGESAFTLFPSYKSGTAIVVGTDATVFIRGTLLDGEGNPISLQAGEVVSLSDPNFEPLTLFTNQVGRFALMGLTPGSYRINLFTSPPLSTEFTIPAGETGIYDLGTINLN, from the coding sequence ATGTTTGTAAATTTACCACCCCATCATATTATCACCATCCCTGGGTATGATTTAGTCGCTCAGGATACCGAAACCAATGGCGATCGCCCCAACAACATCAACCAAAACACCGATGAACTATTTGAAAGAATCTTTAATCGACCTCGACCCACAGGACTACAGAGAATAATAGTACCATTATTCATCAACGATCAAGCCCAAGGAGAGATCGTGGTATTTGTTGCACTAGGAGATGATAATAACGTAGAAGTAATTGCCAGTACCCTCTTAAATCGCCTAGAGCAATTTGTGCGCCCCGACGTCCAAGAAACCTTACAAGATTTGGTGGCAGATAGTGGTAACCTAACCCTCAGCGGCATTCAATCCACAGGTATCGAAGGATTTTTCGATGGGCGATCGCTCCAACTACGCCTAGAAATCCCCCCCAATTTACGTAAAACCATCGTTTATGGCTCAGGAAACCAAACTTTGCCCCCAGGGGCAGAAAACGCCATCAGACCAGCCCCTCTGAGCGGTTTTGTCAACCTCAGAGGCAGACAATCCTACCTTTGGAGCGGTAGTGGCAACCTCGGACGAGAACCCTTTGGCTTAGGCATCGATGGGGCGCTTAACTACCGAGGTTGGGTATTAGAAGCCAGTGGCACCTACAGCGAAGGAGCAACCCCTTCCTTTGTCAGATCTGATATTCGCCTAGTCAGGGATGACCCCAACAACGGTATCCGCTACGTCATGGGAGACTTATTCAGTTTCAACCGAGGGTATCAAAGTTTTGTTCCCATGGGAGGCATTGCCATGGTGCGTAACTTCTCCTTGCAACCATCCTTGATTACCGTACCCACAGGACAATTTGAATTTTTCCTCGAGCGCCCCTCCACCGTAGAAATTTTCGTTAATGGACTATTACGACAAACCCTAGAACTTCCCGCAGGAAACCAAGATATTCGCAACTTTGCCCTCAACACAGGACTAAATAATATTACCCTACAAATCACCGATGATTTAGGACAAGTACAAAACCTCTCCTTTTCTGCACCCCTCGCCTCGGATTTGTTGGCAGTGGGTTTAAGTCAATTTGGGGTGGGGGTAGGGGTACCCTCCTTTAGTGAAGAAGGTACCAGACGTTATGATACATCTCGCCCCATCGCCACAGGCTTTTACCGTCAAGGCATTGCCCCTAACCTTACCCTTGGGGCTTATTTTCAGGGGGCAGATGTACAACAATTATTCGGCTCAGAAGGCATTTTAGCGACCAATTTAGGTAATTTTGGTTGGGATGTGGCACTGAGTAATAACCCCGTGGGAGTTGACCATGCTTTTCGTCTCAGGTATCAATATTTACCCCTCACCACAGGAGGACGTAGGGCGCCAAATTTTGGTTTTAATGTGGAATATCAAGGGCCTTTTTTCCAGCGTTTCGGAAACTTGAGTATTGGTAATCCTGATAATGTTTTTAGTGATTCTATTAATACGGTGGCTTGGAATTTTGGTTTAAATTATGGACAACGATTGGCTCCTAATTTGGGGGTAAATTTCAATGTCGGTTATCAGGTGGGTAGCTTGGATAATCCTGATGCCTATCGAGGGGCGATCGGCTTGAACACGAGATTAAGTAGTAATATGTCATTGAACCTTACCCTCAGCCATCGTCGTCAACAGTCAGGGGAAGACGATACCCAATTGAGGGTAAACCTATTACAAAGCGGTAGAAATCAATCTATCAGTGCCAGAAATACCCTAACCACCGAAGGAGAAGGCACCACCGAAGTGAGATGGAATCGCCGTAATCCCAATACCTTTAATAGTATTAATAGTAACCTTACCCTCAACCTCAATCCCCAGCCTCGCAGTTTTGGTTCTCGTTTGGGGTTAGATTATCGTAACTTTGTGGGTAGTCTTAATTTTGCCCATACTTATGATCAAAGTCAACAACGAAGCAATCTTAATTTTGATACCGCCTTTGTTTTTGCCGACGGACGTTTTGGGTGGACTCGTCCAGTTACCGATAGTTTTGTGATCATTGCCCGTAACGATAATTTTGCAAATCAATCTATTTTGGTGAATCCTAGCACGAGGGGACATATTGCCGAGGCAGGAATTTTTGGCCCTGCGGTGGTACCTACTTTAAGTTCCTATTCCCTGAGTAATATTCGCATTGATGCCCCTGACTTACCCCTTGGTTTTGATTTAGGAGAATCCGCTTTTACCCTCTTTCCTAGCTACAAAAGTGGTACAGCTATTGTGGTGGGTACTGATGCTACGGTATTTATTCGGGGTACTCTGCTAGATGGGGAAGGAAATCCCATCTCCCTCCAAGCAGGGGAAGTGGTTTCCCTCTCGGATCCTAATTTTGAACCTTTAACTCTATTTACTAATCAAGTGGGACGTTTTGCCCTCATGGGTTTGACTCCCGGAAGTTATCGCATTAATTTATTTACCAGTCCTCCTCTTAGCACTGAGTTTACTATTCCAGCAGGTGAAACGGGTATTTATGATTTAGGAACAATCAATTTAAATTAA